A single region of the Armatimonadota bacterium genome encodes:
- the xerD gene encoding tyrosine recombinase XerD — translation MENVCLRIADTTPLCQVLHLWLEACASKGVSRKTLKTYRTQVEPFVFYLVSQGCATLDDVTPQHIRRWLLYWREQGVSAETLWDYYRNPRTFWNWCVREGLTEHNPFAKVEPPKRSRTVKQALSPEEVDTLLRACEGKHWTDLRNRALVLCLVSTGLRVHEALSLTVGHASQETVVITGKGNKQRVVVLSVELRLALQRYLKALKAQRKLNLDASSPLWWSNTGKPMTLDGLKVTIRKLGAKVGMKLGSHCLRRTFGTWCIVNGMNPQVVKEFLGHSDLSTTMLYLNLTERDLLEAYRAHDPLRLLKR, via the coding sequence ATGGAGAACGTCTGCTTGCGCATCGCTGACACAACCCCGCTGTGTCAAGTTTTGCACCTGTGGCTTGAGGCGTGTGCCAGTAAAGGTGTCAGCCGGAAGACCCTCAAGACCTACCGCACACAGGTGGAACCCTTTGTATTCTACCTCGTTTCGCAAGGGTGTGCAACCCTTGACGACGTGACCCCTCAGCACATTCGCCGTTGGCTTCTCTACTGGCGCGAGCAAGGTGTGTCGGCAGAAACCCTCTGGGATTACTACCGCAACCCGCGAACATTCTGGAACTGGTGTGTTCGCGAGGGACTGACCGAACACAACCCCTTCGCGAAGGTGGAACCGCCCAAGCGGTCGCGAACCGTCAAGCAGGCACTCAGCCCCGAAGAGGTGGACACCCTGCTCCGCGCCTGCGAGGGCAAGCACTGGACAGACTTGCGCAACCGTGCTCTGGTGCTGTGTCTGGTGTCCACCGGCTTGCGCGTGCACGAAGCCCTGTCGCTGACCGTCGGACACGCCTCGCAGGAGACGGTAGTCATCACCGGCAAAGGCAACAAACAGCGCGTGGTGGTGCTAAGTGTTGAACTGCGACTCGCCCTGCAACGCTACTTGAAAGCCCTCAAGGCGCAACGCAAGCTGAATCTGGACGCCAGCAGCCCCCTGTGGTGGAGTAACACAGGCAAGCCCATGACACTGGACGGATTGAAGGTGACCATCCGCAAACTGGGTGCGAAGGTAGGCATGAAACTGGGATCGCACTGCCTGAGGCGCACTTTCGGCACGTGGTGCATCGTGAACGGCATGAACCCTCAGGTGGTGAAGGAGTTTCTCGGGCACAGCGACCTGTCAACGACCATGCTATACCTGAACCTGACCGAACGTGACCTGCTGGAAGCCTACCGAGCACACGACCCCCTGCGCCTGCTCAAACGGTGA
- a CDS encoding glycerophosphoryl diester phosphodiesterase: MPENTLAAFQRAIRLGCDYVEIDVRTTRDGKLVIMHDRTVDRTTNGSGAVNELTLATIRKLDAGAKFSPLYRGERVPTLDEVFELCRGKIHVYIDYKDAPVEAILRTIRRHRMEKQVLIYGGLDKLREWKQAAPYLPVMPSLPEQYRKPGGIAELKKVLPMDALNGDMVLWTPELVQEAHREGITVYVDNLGLPDTPEGYRQSIEMGVDGIETDYPDDLLRFIRQ, translated from the coding sequence ATGCCCGAAAACACCCTCGCTGCCTTCCAGCGTGCCATCCGGCTTGGGTGTGACTATGTGGAGATAGATGTGCGCACCACACGTGATGGCAAACTGGTCATCATGCACGACCGCACAGTAGACCGCACCACGAACGGTTCCGGCGCGGTGAACGAACTTACCCTCGCAACCATCCGCAAGCTGGACGCCGGCGCGAAGTTCTCACCGCTCTATCGGGGCGAGAGGGTGCCCACGCTGGATGAGGTATTCGAACTCTGCCGCGGCAAAATCCACGTGTACATCGACTACAAAGATGCGCCGGTAGAAGCCATCCTGCGCACCATCCGCCGTCATCGGATGGAGAAACAGGTGCTGATTTATGGAGGACTGGACAAGCTGAGAGAGTGGAAACAAGCAGCCCCATACCTTCCCGTCATGCCCAGTTTACCCGAGCAGTATCGCAAGCCGGGTGGTATCGCCGAGCTGAAAAAGGTGTTGCCAATGGACGCGCTGAACGGCGATATGGTTCTCTGGACGCCTGAACTGGTGCAGGAGGCACACCGCGAGGGTATTACCGTCTATGTGGACAACCTGGGTTTGCCCGACACACCGGAGGGATATCGGCAGTCCATCGAGATGGGCGTGGACGGAATAGAAACGGACTACCCGGATGACCTGCTGCGTTTCATCCGGCAGTAG